One segment of Enterobacter ludwigii DNA contains the following:
- a CDS encoding methyl-accepting chemotaxis protein, with protein sequence MLKTLSIRTGLLSLLAVMTLLLLIVSGIGIYALTQSSSSLQRINHLQGEQMVQLNSGYTLILRARNEAGQAVRMMEIGMMDDAAKSVKNINQEIAQARKTLKGVIDGGVADEQGQKLLDKVAASLATYNQQGIDPMLKALNDQSADSYYDLLENTLIPVAAQFDNDMQVFQKWSEARGKAEVKAVQSSKNRVLILIVVAALLTAGIIVLAWLVLRHMLLKPLSASIAQLENVAAGDLTHTLNDPASQEFNRLNAAIEGMRQSLMNSVLRVRDASSQIDTGSRELTAGNMDLAQRTESTATSLEQTAASMEEITATVKLNADNAEQAHQLAKSVSDTADHGSEMVCYVIEKMRDIAGSSARIADILSVIDGIAFQTNILALNASVEAARAGEQGRGFAVVAGEVRNLASRSADAAKEIRSLISDSQTHVNEGSELAQQAGETMDEIATEVLRMTKLMREIATASQEQSRGIEQVNIAVNQMDETAQQNAALVQQSSAATRSLEEQSRQLMDAMASFKLTAQTAA encoded by the coding sequence ATGCTTAAAACGCTATCGATTCGTACCGGCTTGCTCTCTTTACTGGCCGTTATGACCCTTCTGCTGCTGATTGTCAGCGGCATTGGCATTTATGCCCTCACACAGAGTTCTTCTTCACTCCAGCGCATCAACCACCTTCAGGGTGAGCAGATGGTGCAGCTTAATTCTGGCTATACCCTGATCCTGCGCGCGCGTAATGAAGCGGGTCAGGCGGTCCGGATGATGGAAATCGGCATGATGGATGACGCGGCCAAATCGGTGAAAAACATCAATCAGGAGATTGCCCAGGCCCGTAAAACGCTGAAAGGCGTGATCGACGGCGGGGTGGCGGATGAACAGGGACAAAAACTGCTGGATAAGGTGGCCGCGAGCCTGGCGACCTATAACCAGCAGGGGATCGACCCGATGCTGAAAGCCCTGAACGATCAGAGCGCAGACAGCTATTACGATCTGCTGGAGAACACGCTGATCCCGGTGGCGGCGCAGTTTGATAATGATATGCAGGTCTTTCAGAAATGGAGCGAAGCGCGCGGGAAAGCGGAAGTGAAGGCCGTGCAGTCGAGCAAAAACCGGGTACTGATCCTGATCGTGGTGGCCGCGCTGCTGACGGCTGGCATTATTGTGCTGGCGTGGCTGGTACTGCGTCACATGCTGCTCAAACCGCTTTCGGCCTCCATTGCTCAGCTGGAGAACGTGGCGGCGGGCGATTTAACCCATACGCTGAATGACCCGGCGAGCCAGGAGTTTAACCGCCTGAACGCGGCCATTGAGGGGATGCGGCAGTCTTTGATGAACTCGGTTTTACGGGTACGTGATGCCAGCTCGCAAATTGATACCGGCAGCCGCGAGCTGACGGCGGGGAACATGGATCTTGCCCAGCGCACGGAATCCACCGCGACATCGCTTGAGCAGACGGCCGCCAGCATGGAAGAGATCACCGCCACGGTGAAACTCAATGCAGACAACGCCGAGCAGGCGCACCAGCTGGCGAAATCCGTGTCTGACACCGCCGATCACGGCAGCGAAATGGTCTGCTACGTCATTGAAAAAATGCGTGATATCGCCGGCAGTTCGGCACGCATCGCCGATATTCTGAGCGTCATTGACGGCATTGCCTTCCAGACCAATATTCTGGCGCTGAACGCCTCGGTGGAAGCGGCGCGCGCGGGTGAGCAGGGGCGCGGGTTTGCCGTTGTCGCCGGTGAAGTGCGAAACCTCGCCAGCCGCAGCGCTGACGCAGCAAAAGAGATCCGTTCGCTTATCAGTGATTCTCAGACCCATGTAAACGAAGGCAGCGAGCTGGCGCAGCAGGCTGGCGAAACGATGGATGAGATCGCAACAGAAGTACTGCGCATGACCAAACTGATGCGCGAGATTGCGACCGCGTCCCAGGAGCAGAGTCGCGGCATTGAGCAGGTGAATATTGCCGTGAATCAGATGGACGAAACCGCGCAGCAGAATGCGGCGCTGGTCCAGCAATCTTCTGCCGCGACGCGCTCGCTGGAAGAGCAATCGCGTCAGCTGATGGACGCCATGGCATCATTTAAACTGACGGCTCAGACAGCGGCATAA
- the fbp gene encoding class 1 fructose-bisphosphatase — MKTLGEFIVEKQHEFSHATGELTALLSAIKLGAKIIHRDINKAGLVDILGASGAENVQGEVQQKLDLFANEKLKAALRARDIVAGIASEEEDEIVVFEGCEHAKYVVLMDPLDGSSNIDVNVSVGTIFSIYRRVTPVGTPVTEEDFLQPGSNQVAAGYVVYGSSTMLVYTTGCGVHAFTYDPSLGVFCLSQERMRFPEKGNTYSINEGNYIRFPNGVKKYIKFCQEEDKATQRPYTSRYIGSLVADFHRNLLKGGIYLYPSTASHPDGKLRLLYECNPMAFLAEQAGGKASDGKERILDIVPESLHQRRSFFVGNTHMVDDVERFIREYPDA, encoded by the coding sequence ATGAAAACGTTAGGTGAATTTATTGTCGAAAAGCAGCACGAGTTTTCTCATGCTACGGGTGAACTCACTGCTTTGCTGTCGGCAATAAAGCTGGGCGCTAAGATCATCCACCGTGATATCAACAAGGCCGGTCTGGTCGATATCCTGGGTGCCAGCGGTGCCGAGAACGTTCAGGGCGAGGTTCAACAGAAACTCGATCTGTTCGCAAATGAAAAACTGAAAGCTGCACTGCGCGCGCGCGACATCGTGGCGGGTATCGCCTCCGAAGAAGAAGATGAAATTGTCGTTTTCGAAGGGTGTGAACACGCTAAATACGTTGTGCTGATGGATCCGCTGGACGGTTCCTCTAACATCGACGTTAACGTTTCTGTCGGTACCATTTTCTCCATCTACCGCCGCGTCACGCCTGTTGGCACGCCGGTGACAGAGGAAGATTTCCTGCAGCCGGGCAGTAACCAGGTGGCAGCCGGTTACGTCGTTTATGGCTCCTCCACCATGCTGGTGTACACCACGGGCTGCGGCGTTCACGCCTTTACTTACGATCCCTCGCTGGGCGTTTTCTGCCTGAGCCAGGAACGTATGCGCTTCCCGGAGAAGGGCAACACCTACTCCATCAACGAAGGCAACTACATCCGATTCCCGAACGGCGTGAAGAAATACATCAAGTTCTGCCAGGAAGAAGATAAAGCCACTCAGCGCCCGTACACGTCCCGCTATATCGGCTCGCTGGTTGCTGACTTCCACCGCAACCTGCTGAAAGGCGGTATCTACCTCTACCCAAGCACGGCAAGCCACCCTGACGGCAAGCTGCGTCTGCTGTATGAATGCAACCCAATGGCGTTCCTGGCCGAACAGGCTGGCGGCAAGGCGAGCGACGGTAAAGAGCGTATTCTGGACATCGTGCCGGAAAGCCTGCACCAGCGTCGTTCGTTCTTTGTCGGCAACACCCATATGGTTGATGACGTTGAACGTTTTATCCGTGAGTATCCGGACGCATAA
- the mpl gene encoding UDP-N-acetylmuramate:L-alanyl-gamma-D-glutamyl-meso-diaminopimelate ligase, with protein sequence MRIHILGICGTFMGGLAMLARSLGHEVTGSDANVYPPMSTLLEKQGISLIQGYDASQLDPEPDLVIIGNAMTRGNPCVEAVLERNIPFMSGPQWLHDFVLRDRWVVAVAGTHGKTTTAGMATWILEACGYKPGFVIGGVPGNFDVSARLGDSPFFVIEADEYDCAFFDKRSKFVHYCPRTLILNNLEFDHADIFDDLKAIQKQFHHLVRIVPGQGRIILPENDINLKQTLAMGCWSEQELVGEQGHWQAKKLNADASEWEVLLDGEKVGEVKWGLVGEHNMHNGLMAIAAARHVGVQPADAADALGSFINARRRLELRGEAHGVTVYDDFAHHPTAILATLAALRGKVGGTARILAVLEPRSNTMKMGICKDDLAPSLGRADEVFLLQPQHIPWQVAEVADACIQPAHWSADVDALADMVVKAAQPGDHILVMSNGGFGGIHQKLLDGLAKKAQAVAE encoded by the coding sequence ATGCGCATTCATATATTGGGGATTTGTGGCACTTTCATGGGCGGACTGGCAATGCTGGCGCGCTCTCTGGGCCATGAAGTGACAGGTTCGGACGCCAATGTGTATCCGCCGATGAGCACGCTTCTGGAGAAACAGGGCATCTCTCTGATTCAGGGATACGATGCCAGCCAGCTGGATCCTGAGCCGGATCTGGTGATCATTGGCAACGCCATGACCCGCGGTAATCCGTGCGTTGAGGCGGTTCTGGAACGCAACATTCCGTTCATGTCTGGCCCGCAGTGGCTGCATGATTTCGTGCTGCGCGACCGTTGGGTCGTTGCCGTAGCCGGAACGCATGGCAAAACCACGACCGCCGGAATGGCGACCTGGATCCTCGAAGCCTGTGGTTATAAGCCAGGTTTTGTAATCGGGGGTGTACCGGGTAATTTCGATGTTTCTGCGCGTCTGGGTGACAGCCCGTTCTTCGTGATCGAAGCCGACGAGTATGACTGCGCGTTCTTCGACAAGCGCTCCAAGTTCGTGCACTACTGCCCGCGGACGCTGATCCTCAACAACCTTGAGTTCGATCACGCCGATATTTTTGACGATCTGAAAGCGATTCAGAAACAGTTCCACCATCTGGTGCGCATCGTTCCGGGTCAGGGCCGCATCATCCTGCCGGAAAACGACATCAACCTGAAGCAAACCCTGGCGATGGGATGCTGGAGCGAGCAGGAGCTGGTGGGCGAGCAGGGACACTGGCAGGCGAAAAAACTCAACGCGGATGCCTCCGAGTGGGAAGTGCTGCTCGACGGTGAGAAAGTGGGTGAGGTGAAGTGGGGCCTGGTGGGCGAGCACAACATGCACAACGGCCTGATGGCGATTGCCGCGGCACGTCATGTGGGCGTTCAGCCTGCGGATGCGGCGGATGCGTTAGGCTCGTTCATTAACGCCCGTCGTCGTCTGGAGCTGCGCGGTGAAGCCCACGGCGTCACGGTGTATGACGATTTTGCGCATCACCCGACCGCCATTCTGGCGACGCTTGCAGCTTTACGCGGCAAAGTCGGCGGGACCGCCCGCATTCTGGCGGTGCTGGAACCGCGTTCGAACACCATGAAAATGGGCATCTGCAAAGACGATCTTGCGCCATCCTTAGGGCGTGCCGATGAAGTCTTCCTGCTGCAGCCGCAGCATATTCCGTGGCAGGTGGCCGAAGTGGCCGATGCCTGCATTCAGCCTGCGCACTGGAGTGCGGATGTGGATGCGCTGGCGGATATGGTGGTGAAAGCCGCACAGCCTGGCGATCACATTCTGGTGATGAGCAACGGCGGTTTTGGCGGGATCCATCAGAAGCTGCTGGACGGTCTGGCGAAGAAAGCGCAGGCGGTCGCAGAGTAA
- the yjgA gene encoding ribosome biogenesis factor YjgA, producing MTKQPEDWLDDVPGDDIEDEDDEIIWVSKSEIKRDAEELKQLGAEMVELGKNALDKLPLDQDLRDAIELAQKIKKEGRRRQLQLIGKMLRQRDVEPIRQALDKLKNRHNQQVALFHKLEQIRDRLIEQGDDAVPEVLNLWPDADRQQLRSLIRNAQKEKEANKPPKSARLIFQYLRELSENEE from the coding sequence ATGACTAAGCAGCCCGAAGACTGGCTCGACGACGTTCCCGGTGATGACATCGAAGACGAAGATGATGAGATCATCTGGGTCAGTAAAAGTGAAATTAAACGTGACGCCGAAGAGTTAAAACAGCTTGGCGCGGAAATGGTAGAACTGGGTAAAAACGCGCTGGATAAACTCCCGCTCGACCAGGATCTGCGCGATGCCATTGAACTGGCACAGAAAATCAAGAAAGAAGGCCGTCGCCGTCAGCTTCAGCTTATCGGTAAAATGCTGCGTCAGCGTGACGTTGAACCGATCCGCCAGGCGCTGGACAAACTGAAAAACCGCCACAACCAGCAGGTTGCGCTGTTCCATAAGCTTGAGCAGATCCGCGATCGTCTGATTGAACAAGGTGATGATGCGGTACCGGAAGTACTGAACCTGTGGCCGGATGCCGATCGCCAGCAGCTGCGTTCGTTGATCCGCAATGCCCAGAAAGAGAAAGAAGCGAACAAGCCGCCGAAGTCTGCACGCCTGATTTTCCAGTATCTGCGTGAGCTGTCTGAAAACGAAGAGTAA
- a CDS encoding helix-turn-helix domain-containing protein produces the protein MKNYSRANTGIDLNLIPVFIEVVRCGSMAKASVRLEMSRPAVSLALKRFNQLFDEPLFFRKGLYLEPTENALALTQSLEILMGDIHDNIGALNSATHKTPTQNAPGRENIMPLSEPSV, from the coding sequence ATGAAAAATTATTCCCGTGCTAATACCGGCATTGATTTAAATCTTATCCCTGTTTTTATTGAAGTGGTCCGCTGCGGCAGTATGGCAAAAGCCTCTGTACGTCTGGAGATGTCGCGCCCCGCGGTGAGTCTGGCATTAAAACGCTTTAATCAGCTGTTTGACGAGCCGCTATTTTTCCGCAAAGGGTTATATCTCGAGCCGACTGAAAATGCATTAGCATTAACCCAGTCTCTGGAAATATTAATGGGCGACATTCACGATAATATTGGCGCATTAAATTCAGCGACACATAAAACCCCGACACAGAATGCGCCGGGGCGGGAAAATATTATGCCGCTGTCTGAGCCGTCAGTTTAA
- the yjfF gene encoding galactofuranose ABC transporter, permease protein YjfF — translation MIKRNLPLMITLGVFVLGYLYCLTQFPGFASTRVICNILTDNAFLGIIAVGMTFVILSGGIDLSVGSVIAFTGVFLAKAIGFWGISPLLAFPLVLVMGCAFGAFMGLLIDALKIPAFIITLAGMFFLRGVSYLVSEESIPINHPVYDTLSSLAWKIPGGGRLSAMGLLMLGVVVVGIFLAHRTRFGNQVYAIGGSATSANLMGISTRSTTIRIYMLSTGLATLAGIVFSIYTQAGYALAGVGVELDAIASVVIGGTLLSGGVGTVLGTLFGVAIQGLIQTYINFDGTLSSWWTKIAIGILLFIFIALQRGLTVLWENLQSSPVTRVNTSVTET, via the coding sequence ATGATAAAACGTAATTTACCGTTAATGATCACCCTGGGCGTGTTTGTGCTGGGTTATCTCTACTGCCTGACGCAATTCCCGGGCTTTGCCTCTACCCGGGTGATTTGCAACATTCTGACGGATAACGCCTTTTTAGGCATTATCGCCGTTGGCATGACCTTTGTGATCCTCTCCGGTGGGATCGATCTCTCGGTTGGGTCGGTGATCGCTTTCACGGGTGTATTCCTCGCAAAAGCGATCGGTTTCTGGGGGATCTCGCCGCTGCTGGCCTTCCCGCTGGTGCTGGTGATGGGCTGCGCGTTTGGCGCCTTTATGGGGCTTTTGATCGACGCGCTGAAAATTCCGGCCTTTATTATCACCCTCGCCGGCATGTTCTTCCTGCGCGGCGTGAGCTACCTGGTCTCGGAAGAATCGATTCCGATTAACCATCCTGTCTACGACACGCTCTCCAGCCTGGCGTGGAAAATCCCCGGGGGCGGTCGTCTGAGCGCGATGGGGTTGCTGATGCTGGGCGTGGTGGTGGTGGGGATCTTCCTTGCCCACCGTACCCGGTTTGGTAATCAGGTCTATGCCATTGGCGGCAGTGCCACCTCGGCAAACCTGATGGGGATCTCCACCCGCAGCACCACAATCCGCATCTATATGCTCTCGACCGGACTGGCGACGCTGGCGGGGATCGTCTTCTCGATTTATACCCAGGCGGGTTATGCCCTGGCAGGCGTCGGGGTGGAACTTGATGCCATCGCCTCGGTGGTGATTGGCGGCACGTTGCTCAGCGGCGGCGTTGGCACGGTGCTGGGGACGCTGTTCGGCGTGGCGATCCAGGGACTGATCCAGACCTATATCAACTTTGACGGCACGCTCAGTTCATGGTGGACCAAGATCGCCATTGGCATTCTGTTGTTTATTTTTATCGCCCTGCAGCGCGGCCTGACGGTGCTCTGGGAGAACCTACAAAGCTCGCCTGTTACCCGTGTAAACACTTCAGTAACAGAGACATAA
- the ytfR gene encoding galactofuranose ABC transporter, ATP-binding protein YtfR yields the protein MTDTQHQEILRTEGLSKFFPGVKALDNVDFSLRRGEIMALLGENGAGKSTLIKALTGVYHADRGTIWLEGNAISPKNTAHAQQLGIGTVYQEVNLLPNMSVADNLFIGREPRRFGLLRRKEMEARATRLMESYGFSLDVREPLNRFSVAMQQIVAICRAIDLSAKVLILDEPTASLDTQEVEMLFTLMRQLRDQGVSLIFVTHFLDQVYEVSDRITVLRNGSFVGCRETRELPQIELVKMMLGRELETNALQRAGRTLLSEKPVAAFSDFGKKGVISPFNLDVRPGEIVGLAGLLGSGRTETAEVIFGIKPADSGSALIKGKPQPLRSPHQASCLGVGFCPEDRKTDGIIAAASVRENIILALQAQRGWLRPIPRKEQNAIAERFIRQLGIRTPSAEQPIEFLSGGNQQKVLLSRWLLTKPQFLILDEPTRGIDVGAHAEIIRLIETLCADGLALLVISSELEELVGYADRVIIMRDRKQVAEIPLDKLSVPAIMNAIAA from the coding sequence ATGACCGACACACAACACCAGGAAATCCTCCGCACAGAGGGCTTAAGCAAGTTTTTCCCCGGTGTAAAAGCGCTGGATAACGTTGATTTTAGCCTGCGACGCGGTGAGATTATGGCGCTGCTGGGAGAGAACGGTGCGGGAAAATCGACGCTGATTAAGGCACTTACCGGCGTTTACCATGCCGATCGCGGCACAATCTGGCTAGAAGGCAACGCCATTTCGCCAAAAAACACCGCCCATGCACAACAGCTGGGGATTGGGACGGTTTACCAGGAAGTGAACCTGCTGCCGAATATGTCGGTGGCGGATAACCTGTTTATCGGCCGTGAGCCAAGACGCTTCGGCCTGCTGCGACGCAAAGAGATGGAAGCGCGGGCCACCAGGCTGATGGAATCCTATGGCTTCTCCCTGGACGTTCGCGAACCGCTGAACCGTTTTTCCGTCGCGATGCAGCAAATTGTCGCGATTTGCCGGGCGATCGATCTCTCCGCGAAAGTGCTGATCCTTGATGAGCCTACCGCGAGCCTTGATACCCAGGAAGTTGAAATGCTCTTTACCCTGATGCGCCAGCTGCGCGATCAGGGGGTAAGCCTGATCTTCGTCACCCACTTCCTCGATCAGGTGTATGAGGTCAGCGATCGCATCACGGTGCTGCGCAACGGCAGCTTTGTCGGCTGCCGCGAAACCCGCGAGCTGCCGCAGATAGAACTGGTCAAAATGATGCTGGGCCGCGAGCTGGAAACCAACGCGCTTCAGCGTGCAGGCCGCACGCTGCTCAGCGAGAAACCGGTCGCGGCCTTCAGCGATTTTGGCAAAAAAGGGGTGATCTCGCCCTTTAATCTGGACGTGCGGCCCGGTGAAATTGTTGGGCTGGCGGGCCTGCTGGGTTCCGGGCGCACCGAAACCGCCGAGGTGATCTTCGGGATCAAACCTGCGGACAGCGGCAGCGCGCTGATCAAAGGTAAACCGCAGCCCCTGCGATCGCCGCATCAGGCCTCCTGCCTGGGCGTGGGCTTCTGCCCGGAAGACAGGAAAACCGATGGCATAATTGCCGCCGCCTCGGTGCGGGAAAATATCATTCTGGCTCTGCAGGCGCAGCGCGGATGGCTACGCCCCATCCCGCGGAAAGAACAAAACGCCATTGCCGAGCGATTTATCCGTCAGCTCGGTATACGTACGCCGAGCGCTGAACAGCCCATTGAATTTCTCTCCGGTGGCAACCAGCAGAAGGTATTGCTGTCACGCTGGCTGCTGACTAAACCCCAGTTTCTGATCCTCGATGAACCGACGCGCGGTATCGACGTCGGGGCACATGCCGAAATTATCCGGCTTATCGAAACGCTGTGTGCAGACGGTCTGGCGCTGCTGGTTATCTCATCCGAGCTGGAAGAGCTGGTGGGGTATGCCGATCGCGTCATCATCATGCGCGATCGTAAGCAGGTGGCAGAGATCCCGCTGGATAAACTGTCCGTTCCGGCAATCATGAATGCCATCGCGGCGTAA
- the ytfQ gene encoding galactofuranose ABC transporter substrate-binding protein YtfQ yields MWKRLLLVTAVSAAMSSMAMAAPLTVGFSQVGSESGWRAAETNVAKSEAQKRGITLKIADAQQKQENQIKAVRSFIAQGVDAIFIAPVVATGWEPVLKEAKDAEIPVVLLDRSIDVKDKSLYMTTVTANNVLEGQLIGDWLVKQVDGKPCNVVELQGTVGASVAIDRKKGFAEAIAKAPNIKIIRSQSGDFTRSKGKEVMESFIKAENNGKNICMVYAHNDDMVIGAIQAIKEAGLKPGKDILTGSIDGVPDIYKAMMDGEANASVELTPNMAGPAFDALEKFKKDGTLPEKVTITKSTLYLPDTAKEELEKKKNMGY; encoded by the coding sequence ATGTGGAAGCGCTTACTTCTTGTCACAGCAGTTTCGGCAGCCATGTCGTCTATGGCGATGGCCGCCCCTTTAACCGTAGGTTTTTCCCAGGTCGGCTCTGAATCCGGCTGGCGAGCGGCAGAAACCAACGTTGCGAAAAGCGAGGCCCAGAAACGCGGTATCACCCTGAAAATCGCCGATGCGCAGCAAAAACAGGAAAACCAGATCAAAGCCGTGCGGTCATTTATCGCCCAGGGCGTTGATGCCATCTTTATTGCGCCGGTCGTGGCCACAGGCTGGGAGCCGGTCCTGAAGGAAGCGAAAGACGCTGAGATCCCGGTTGTTTTGCTCGATCGTTCCATTGATGTAAAAGACAAATCTCTCTATATGACCACCGTCACCGCCAACAACGTTCTCGAGGGCCAATTAATTGGTGACTGGCTGGTGAAACAGGTAGATGGCAAGCCGTGTAACGTCGTTGAGTTGCAGGGGACCGTCGGGGCGAGCGTGGCCATCGATCGTAAGAAAGGCTTCGCGGAAGCCATCGCCAAAGCGCCAAACATTAAGATTATCCGCTCTCAGTCCGGCGACTTTACCCGCAGTAAAGGTAAAGAGGTCATGGAGAGCTTTATCAAGGCTGAAAACAACGGCAAGAACATTTGCATGGTTTACGCCCACAACGATGACATGGTGATCGGGGCTATCCAGGCCATCAAAGAAGCGGGGCTGAAGCCGGGCAAAGATATCCTCACCGGCTCTATCGATGGCGTACCGGATATCTATAAAGCGATGATGGACGGCGAAGCGAACGCCAGCGTGGAGCTGACGCCAAACATGGCTGGCCCGGCATTCGATGCGCTGGAGAAATTCAAGAAAGACGGCACCCTGCCTGAAAAAGTGACGATCACCAAATCGACGCTCTACCTGCCTGACACCGCGAAAGAAGAGTTAGAGAAGAAGAAAAATATGGGCTACTAA
- the ytfT gene encoding galactofuranose ABC transporter, ATP-binding protein YtfT codes for MMPRSLPQTGATRRRFTWPTGTPQIIALLLVLLIDSLVAPHFFQIIVQDGRLFGSPIDILNRAAPVALLAIGMTLVIATGGIDLSVGAVMAIAGATAASMTVAGHSLPVVLLAALGTGVLAGLWNGILVAVLKIQPFVATLILMVAGRGVAQLITSGQIVTFNSPGLAWLGSGKLFFFPTPIVIALVTLVVFWLFTRKTALGMFIEAVGINIRAARNAGVNTRLMVMLTYVLSGICAAIAGVIVAADIRGADANNAGLWLELDAILAVVIGGGSLMGGRFNLLLSVIGALIIQGMNTGILLSGFQPELNQVVKAVVVLCVLIVQSPRFVSIIKGIRGHDKT; via the coding sequence GTGATGCCCCGTTCGCTTCCGCAAACCGGTGCAACCAGGCGCCGCTTCACCTGGCCTACCGGCACGCCGCAAATTATCGCGTTGCTACTGGTGCTGCTGATCGATAGCCTGGTCGCCCCGCATTTCTTTCAGATTATCGTGCAGGATGGCCGGCTGTTTGGCAGTCCGATAGACATTTTAAACCGTGCCGCCCCGGTGGCGCTTCTGGCCATTGGTATGACGCTGGTGATCGCCACCGGCGGGATTGACCTCTCCGTCGGTGCGGTGATGGCCATCGCCGGCGCCACGGCAGCGTCCATGACCGTCGCCGGGCACAGCCTGCCGGTGGTGCTGCTGGCTGCATTAGGTACCGGGGTGCTGGCCGGACTGTGGAACGGCATTCTGGTGGCGGTCCTGAAAATTCAGCCGTTTGTCGCCACTCTCATCCTGATGGTGGCCGGACGCGGTGTGGCACAGCTTATCACCTCGGGTCAGATTGTGACCTTTAACTCCCCCGGCCTGGCATGGCTTGGCAGCGGTAAACTGTTCTTCTTCCCGACGCCGATCGTTATTGCGCTGGTCACATTAGTCGTGTTCTGGCTCTTTACCCGTAAAACGGCGCTGGGCATGTTCATTGAAGCGGTCGGAATTAACATCCGTGCGGCGCGAAACGCCGGGGTTAATACGCGGCTGATGGTCATGCTGACCTACGTGCTGAGCGGCATTTGCGCCGCCATTGCCGGGGTGATCGTCGCGGCGGACATCCGTGGTGCGGATGCCAACAACGCCGGGTTATGGCTGGAGCTGGATGCGATCCTGGCGGTGGTTATCGGTGGCGGATCGCTGATGGGCGGGCGGTTTAATCTGCTGCTCTCGGTGATCGGCGCGCTGATTATTCAGGGTATGAATACCGGGATCCTGCTCTCCGGTTTTCAGCCGGAACTCAACCAGGTGGTGAAAGCGGTGGTCGTGCTCTGCGTGCTGATCGTCCAGTCGCCGCGCTTTGTCAGCATCATTAAAGGGATCCGTGGCCATGATAAAACGTAA